The genomic window TCATCTCATATATCCTCATATATGAAAATGCCAAGACATCCAGGAATTTTCTCCCTGCTGAAAAAAGCACTTCAGAACTAGTTCATTTTCCACCTAATTTTGCTAGTTCCACATGTTCTGATCTTATCCAGTTTTCCGTTAAGTTACAAACACAACTTTCTGAATTTTCAGAACACTGAGCACGAACGAACATCTTGGATTTTTCAATGGAAAATGTGGCCAAAAGATTCGCATGTTTTATTGAGGCGATGACGGAGAACATCCCCATTTCCATTAACGAAACATCAAACCATCACTCGTCACACGGAACTCGCTACCAAGTACCAACTCACACTCTGCTTCGATTCGACGCGCACACGACGCATCTCAGGCGACCTGGACCTGGAtggtcttgggcttcttgggcTCGGGCGGGGGCAGCTTGTCGACGGTCACGGTGAGCACGCCGTCGCGGCACACGGCGGAGATCTTCTCCATGTCGGCGTTCTCGGGGAGCACGAACTTGCGCATCAGCTTGCCCATGCGGCGCTCCATCCGCAGGTACTTGGCGTCTTCCTTCTCCTCCCTCCTGCGCTCGCCGCTGATCACCAGCACCCGCTCGTCCTCCACCTGCACCTTGATGTCGCCGGACCCGAGACCTGGCATGTCCACCACAAACGCGTACGCGCCCGGCAGCTCCTTCACGTCGGCGGGGGTTGCCGCCATGGCTCGCGCGTCACGGACGTAAGCGCGCGTCGGGCCCTGCTTCTCGCCGCCGGCGGTGTTGCCGGCCTCGCCGTCTGGGATGTCCAGCAGGTGCTGCAGCGCCGTCATCATCGGGTTCTCCAAGCCGAACACCATGCCCGCCATTGTCCCTCGCTGATCTCGAGCTCGATCGATCTCCTCGGGTTGGACTTGGGATTGCTTGTTGAATTTTGTGGAATTTGGTGGGGAtgcgatggcgaggaggaggaagtcTATGTAGGTCTCCGGAGGCGGGGGTCTGGACGGTGATGGAAACTTCTGAAAGGTGGTGGAACGAGCGCGGAGCAGTGGGGAGTCCTTCGGGCACCGATGGAGAAAATTCTAGAGGATCGACCTTCAGAATTGGTAGTGCGGTAGCTTTGTGCCCCACATGTCATTCGGGGCAGCAGAgagattttttttttctttctatagGATACGCACAGAGAGATTTTCCTTTTGAAAGAAAAACGCAGAGTTTTTTCTAGGCAATGATAGGCGCCAGTGCGCCGTCCTAAATTTGGGCCGGTCGCACCCTGAGCGTCCGATGCACTGCCCTTTAACCGTTCAGATCGACCGTCTGCTTCGTTCTCATCCTCCCGTCGTCTATCTTCTTCCCCCCAAATACGCGAGAAAAAAGCGACGGCGAGCGCCGCCGGCCAGGCGGCCACCTTCCTCCCAGCCATGGGCACGCGCCTCTCGCCGTTGACGGTGCGCTTGGCCTTCCCCATCGCCGTTCAAATCGCTCACCATGGCTACCTCGTCGTGCAGCTCCTGGTCGTGGACGCGTCGCTGCTCCAGCAACGCCGTTCCTAGCACTGGCCGGAGAGGGTTGTAGCTCCCGGCCCCCATGGTTGCAGCACCGGGttgcgccgcccccgccgcctctcgCCGTCAACGctcggtgtcgtggttctaagtctgacagtaatgtaggggggtaggtatggagaggcaagatcctagctatcgagtagttgtatacgcaagggatttacgagttcaggtccttctcggaggaagtaacaaccctacgtctcggagcccggaggcagtcgactggattatatgcgtatgagttacaggggtgcgaNNNNNNNNNNNNNNNNNNNNNNNNNNNNNNNNNNNNNNNNNNNNNNNNNNNNNNNNNNNNNNNNNNNNNNNNNNNNNNNNNNNNNNNNNNNNNNNNNNNNNNNNNNNNNNNNNNNNNNNNNNNNNNNNNNNNNNNNNNNNNNNNNNNNNNNNNNNNNNNNNNNNNNNNNNNNNNNNNNNNNNNNNNNNNNNNNNNNNNNNNNNNNNNNNNNNNNNNNNNNNNNNNNNNNNNNNNNNNNNNNNNNNNNNNNNNNNNNNNNNNNNcagacccctccggccctcagttatgcagggttgaAGCTACATTAAGAttgagcgttactggtaacgctacacataaagtgctatgatgactataaaagctacttaatgactgtccgttggcgtgcagagtgactttaggccTCATGACTGTCGAGTGGATGGCTttatggtcgagtggttggcttcatggtcgagtgtcttcgagtctgtcgagtggaacacttctgaatcgattgaaaggtggtttcttctagagatgtccttgggtagggtagtttggataggtccatgaccctaccctaggtacatagcttcatcattagcccccgaatggatcggggtttgagtggggaaggagttgagaactcttccgacccatttttcgtgctatgagtatgcCTTGTTGTGGATCAATGAGCtttaggtgacggcaccaacttctttttcagtcgccttgacccattctttgtatccgtcgagtgaatttctttacttgaaaaACTCCGAGTGACGATGTGGAGGGGATCCTCcgtttgacaagttgttctgctgctcgcggatttcacgggatttgaatttcgggaagtGCGCGGGGCGGGGGAGGCCGCtgtaatcggatgggataaggcagtgACGCCTCGATCTCTGTGCCAcatttttcgccacgtatcgtgcgcgcgagtgttgcgggatttgacaggatcgcccgggcctaccagccagccactcggaagcaaccttatataaggcgccggacgggtTTTTTTGAACAATGCGTTCtcatttcctcctctcttccccaggGTCATCCGCCTCGTTCGCTTCCATCTCAGTGCCGCTGCCTCGTGCGCGTcccgccggcgacgatggtgaaagagaagacggcggccctggagcgggcgaagaaggcgacgacgaaggcaaagggaagggcgaccagtcggggtgggggatcttcatcgagggccggcctgccgcagggctggatccagggcgactggatctgcTTGACGATCCGTCAAGCGGATCTTGACGACCTGGCCgatggaggactgatcccccacggatcggcgcggctcccggggaaggagtccgagccgcaacctcaggagggtgagtgcgttctcttggccacccatgtcgaccgtgggttttctttgccgcctcaccctttctttcggggatttctgaatttctttggggcgcaactccaccacttcacacccaacaccatcgtgtacctcgctgctttcgtgtctttgtgcgagaatttcttgggttgccggcctcattggggtcttttcaagcacatcttcacctgtcgctcacagacggtgaaaaaggccaatccaagTGACGAGAGAACATAAGTGAtttagatgtgtgggggtcttggggttcagttGAGAGGAAAAAGTTCCTTTCCGACCATGATCCTACCTAACTCGGTCcatggatggcagtcgacctggttctactgcaaagaccagccgacgccagggcagtcgactgggctccctcctttttccatggaacgagtgcggaagcctt from Triticum aestivum cultivar Chinese Spring chromosome 3B, IWGSC CS RefSeq v2.1, whole genome shotgun sequence includes these protein-coding regions:
- the LOC123065003 gene encoding 17.5 kDa class II heat shock protein-like, translated to MAGMVFGLENPMMTALQHLLDIPDGEAGNTAGGEKQGPTRAYVRDARAMAATPADVKELPGAYAFVVDMPGLGSGDIKVQVEDERVLVISGERRREEKEDAKYLRMERRMGKLMRKFVLPENADMEKISAVCRDGVLTVTVDKLPPPEPKKPKTIQVQVA